A genomic segment from Gossypium hirsutum isolate 1008001.06 chromosome D04, Gossypium_hirsutum_v2.1, whole genome shotgun sequence encodes:
- the LOC107949141 gene encoding protein EXORDIUM-like 2: MATIYRLATLMLFCFIQLSFSELVQEQPLVLKYHNGPLLKGKITVNLIWYGKFTPIQRSIIVDFINSLSSDKATMVPSTSSWWKITEKYKGGSSTLAVGKQILLENYPLGKFLENPHLSALASKFNGVDTINVILTSKDVAVEGFCMRCGTHGSTRVGRGPVRGTYIWVGNSETQCPGQCAWPFHQPIYGPQTPPLVAPNGDVGVDGMIINLATLLGNTVTNPFNNGYFQGPANAPLEAVSACTGMFGSGSYPGYPGKVLVEKSTGASYNANGINGRKYLLPAMWDPQTSTCKTLM; encoded by the coding sequence ATGGCTACTATTTACCGCCTTGCCACTCTCATGCTCTTCTGCTTTATCCAACTCAGCTTCTCCGAGTTGGTTCAAGAGCAACCCTTGGTTTTGAAGTACCACAACGGTCCACTCTTGAAAGGCAAGATCACCGTTAATCTCATCTGGTACGGCAAGTTTACACCCATCCAACGCTCCATAATCGTTGATTTCATCAACTCTTTGAGTTCCGATAAGGCCACAATGGTTCCTTCCACGTCGTCGTGGTGGAAAATTACTGAAAAGTACAAGGGTGGTTCTTCTACCTTAGCTGTAGGCAAACAAATCCTTCTCGAAAATTACCCGCTCGGTAAATTCCTTGAAAACCCACATTTATCGGCATTGGCCAGTAAGTTCAACGGCGTTGATACCATCAACGTAATCCTTACTTCCAAAGACGTTGCCGTGGAAGGGTTTTGTATGAGGTGTGGCACTCACGGGTCAACCCGGGTTGGACGTGGTCCTGTTCGTGGGACTTATATTTGGGTTGGAAACTCGGAGACTCAGTGTCCGGGTCAATGTGCTTGGCCTTTTCATCAACCTATTTACGGTCCACAAACCCCACCTTTGGTTGCTCCTAACGGAGACGTTGGAGTTGACGGGATGATTATTAATTTGGCTACGCTTTTGGGAAACACCGTTACGAACCCGTTTAACAATGGGTATTTTCAGGGTCCGGCGAATGCTCCTTTGGAAGCGGTTTCGGCTTGTACGGGGATGTTCGGTTCGGGTTCGTACCCGGGATATCCGGGTAAGGTGTTGGTGGAGAAAAGTACAGGGGCGAGTTACAATGCGAACGGGATTAATGGGAGGAAATATTTGTTGCCGGCGATGTGGGATCCTCAGACGTCAACTTGTAAGACGTTAATGTGA